From Candidatus Pedobacter colombiensis, one genomic window encodes:
- a CDS encoding RluA family pseudouridine synthase codes for MPVTDKDILYEDNHLIAVMKRAGDIVQVDETGDEPLDEQVKKYLAAKYNKPNSAFLGVVHRLDRPVSGVILFAKTSKALERMNAMFKNREVKKTYWAVVRNKPAKSSGTLVHWLIKNPQKNVVTPYNTEVPGSQRSELSYKLIGELNGYYLIEVDPLTGRSHQIRVQLSTLGCPIVGDNKYGYPRGSRKGSICLHARRLQFIHPVKKEPINIFAKLPVDGFWEKFEGF; via the coding sequence ATGCCTGTAACTGATAAAGACATTCTTTACGAAGACAATCACCTTATTGCCGTAATGAAGCGTGCCGGGGATATTGTACAAGTTGACGAAACCGGTGATGAACCATTAGATGAACAGGTTAAAAAGTATCTGGCAGCAAAGTATAATAAACCCAATAGTGCATTTTTAGGTGTAGTACATCGCCTGGATAGACCAGTGAGCGGTGTAATCCTGTTTGCTAAAACAAGCAAGGCACTGGAAAGGATGAATGCAATGTTTAAAAACCGGGAGGTTAAAAAAACTTACTGGGCAGTGGTACGCAATAAACCTGCAAAGTCATCCGGTACCTTGGTTCATTGGTTGATTAAAAACCCACAAAAAAACGTTGTTACTCCTTATAATACAGAGGTGCCGGGCAGTCAGCGTTCCGAATTAAGCTATAAGCTTATTGGTGAGTTAAACGGCTATTATTTAATAGAAGTTGATCCACTAACAGGGAGGTCACATCAAATCAGAGTACAGCTGTCTACATTAGGCTGTCCAATTGTGGGTGATAATAAATATGGCTATCCCCGTGGTAGTCGCAAAGGGAGTATTTGTCTACATGCACGCAGACTTCAATTTATTCACCCGGTTAAAAAAGAACCAATAAATATCTTCGCGAAGTTGCCTGTTGATGGCTTCTGGGAAAAATTTGAGGGATTTTAA
- the carA gene encoding glutamine-hydrolyzing carbamoyl-phosphate synthase small subunit: MTNYTKLPAILLLADGTVYYGKAAGKIGTTTGEICFNTGMTGYQEIFTDPSYFGQIMVTTNAHIGNYGIHKEEIESDSIKIAGLVCKNYNIGFSRKEASESIQDYFQNENIVGISDIDTRALVRHIRHKGAMNAIISSEITDLEELKKKLAEVPSMDGLELSSQVSTKTPYFYGSPDATYKIAALDLGIKKNILRNFEHRDAYVQVFPAKTTFEEMDKWGADGYFISNGPGDPSAMPYAIETVKKVLAAEKPMFGICLGHQLLAEANGIRTMKMFNGHRGLNHPVKNIIKNHCEVTSQNHGFGVIPEEVKKSDKVEITHINLNDQSIEGIRVKGKKAFSVQYHPESSPGPHDSRYLFDDFIEMIKGELAW, from the coding sequence ATGACTAACTACACCAAGTTACCTGCGATCTTGTTATTGGCTGATGGAACCGTATACTATGGCAAAGCTGCTGGAAAAATAGGTACAACCACCGGCGAGATTTGTTTTAACACCGGAATGACAGGATATCAAGAGATTTTTACAGATCCATCTTATTTCGGTCAGATCATGGTAACAACCAATGCGCACATTGGAAATTACGGAATACATAAAGAAGAGATCGAATCTGACAGCATCAAAATTGCCGGACTGGTTTGTAAAAACTACAACATCGGTTTTAGCCGTAAAGAGGCTTCAGAGTCTATTCAGGATTATTTTCAAAATGAAAACATTGTAGGTATTTCAGACATTGATACTCGAGCCCTGGTACGTCACATCAGACATAAAGGTGCTATGAATGCCATTATTTCTTCTGAAATCACTGATTTAGAAGAATTGAAAAAGAAATTAGCAGAAGTACCATCTATGGATGGTCTTGAGCTTTCTTCTCAGGTATCAACTAAAACGCCATATTTCTATGGTTCTCCTGATGCTACTTATAAAATAGCAGCCTTAGATCTTGGTATTAAAAAGAATATCCTTCGCAACTTTGAGCACAGAGATGCTTATGTACAGGTATTCCCTGCAAAAACTACTTTCGAAGAAATGGATAAATGGGGCGCTGATGGTTATTTCATCTCCAATGGTCCCGGCGATCCTTCGGCAATGCCTTACGCTATTGAAACCGTTAAAAAAGTTTTAGCTGCAGAAAAACCTATGTTTGGTATTTGCCTGGGTCATCAATTACTTGCAGAAGCTAATGGCATCCGAACCATGAAAATGTTTAACGGTCACAGGGGCTTAAACCATCCGGTTAAAAACATCATTAAAAACCACTGCGAAGTAACTTCTCAGAACCATGGTTTTGGTGTAATTCCTGAAGAGGTTAAAAAATCTGATAAAGTTGAAATCACCCATATTAACTTAAACGACCAGTCTATTGAAGGTATCCGTGTAAAAGGAAAGAAAGCATTCTCGGTGCAATATCACCCTGAATCTTCTCCAGGTCCTCACGATTCGCGTTACTTGTTCGATGATTTCATCGAAATGATTAAAGGTGAACTGGCCTGGTAA
- a CDS encoding ABC transporter ATP-binding protein, with amino-acid sequence MSTKNAIISVKDLVKKYEDFTAVQGISFDVYENEIFGLLGPNGAGKTTTLEIIETLREKTSGEILVDGYSVDKDANKIKRIIGVQLQAAGYYPNLNLIELMELFSGLYGVDIKPMEMLEKVNLQDKAKAKYKALSGGQKQRFSIATTLINAPKIIFLDEPTTGLDPQARRNLWDLIIDIRNNGTTVVITTHYMDEAEQLCDRVAFVERGEIIALDTPDNLIDNLVNSGFERKKEVKKANLEDVFINLTGKEWREDN; translated from the coding sequence ATGTCAACTAAAAACGCCATTATCAGTGTAAAGGACCTGGTGAAAAAATATGAAGATTTCACAGCGGTTCAAGGCATTAGCTTTGATGTGTATGAAAATGAAATCTTTGGCCTTTTAGGTCCTAACGGTGCCGGAAAAACCACCACCTTAGAGATTATTGAAACACTTCGCGAAAAAACTTCAGGAGAAATTCTGGTAGATGGCTATTCTGTAGATAAAGACGCCAATAAGATCAAAAGAATTATTGGCGTACAATTGCAAGCTGCAGGCTATTATCCAAACCTGAACCTGATTGAGCTAATGGAGCTTTTTTCAGGTTTATATGGAGTAGACATTAAACCGATGGAAATGCTTGAAAAAGTAAACCTTCAGGATAAAGCAAAAGCAAAATACAAAGCACTTTCCGGTGGTCAGAAGCAACGTTTTTCTATAGCGACGACTTTAATTAATGCTCCAAAAATAATCTTTTTGGATGAACCAACTACGGGCTTGGATCCCCAGGCACGTCGCAATTTATGGGACCTGATCATCGATATTAGAAATAATGGAACGACAGTGGTGATCACTACGCATTACATGGACGAAGCGGAACAATTATGTGACCGCGTTGCTTTTGTAGAACGTGGAGAGATCATTGCGCTTGATACGCCGGATAATCTGATAGACAACCTGGTAAATAGTGGATTCGAAAGAAAAAAAGAAGTTAAAAAGGCCAACCTCGAAGACGTTTTCATTAACCTGACCGGTAAGGAATGGCGGGAAGATAATTAA
- the aqpZ gene encoding aquaporin Z, whose translation MKKLAAEFIGTFWLVLGGCGSAVLACNYPGAGIGFLGVALAFGLTVVTMAYAIGHISGAHLNPAVSVGCWIAGRMDVKDLIGYIVSQVLGGIAAASILYVIATGNGSAIGSFASNGYGDHSPGKYSMGAAMVCEIVMTFIFLLVILGATDNKSPKGFAGLAIGLCLTLIHLISIPVTNTSVNPARSTSQALFVGGEALSQLWLFWFAPIVGAILAGIVYKAFFASSPETK comes from the coding sequence ATGAAAAAACTAGCAGCAGAATTTATTGGAACATTTTGGTTAGTATTAGGCGGTTGCGGGAGCGCCGTTTTGGCCTGTAATTATCCGGGTGCCGGCATTGGCTTTTTAGGTGTTGCTCTTGCATTTGGACTAACGGTAGTCACGATGGCTTATGCTATAGGACACATTTCCGGCGCACACTTAAACCCAGCCGTTTCAGTTGGGTGTTGGATTGCCGGCCGGATGGATGTCAAAGACCTTATTGGCTATATTGTATCACAAGTTTTAGGCGGTATAGCCGCAGCATCTATTCTGTATGTCATTGCTACGGGTAATGGAAGTGCTATTGGTAGTTTTGCCAGTAATGGTTATGGTGATCACTCTCCGGGCAAGTACAGTATGGGTGCAGCTATGGTTTGCGAAATTGTAATGACCTTTATCTTTTTGCTGGTTATTCTTGGCGCTACAGACAATAAATCACCAAAAGGCTTTGCAGGATTAGCGATTGGTTTATGTTTAACCTTAATCCACCTGATCAGTATCCCGGTGACCAATACTTCTGTAAACCCTGCCAGAAGTACGAGTCAGGCATTATTTGTTGGTGGTGAGGCATTAAGCCAGCTTTGGCTATTCTGGTTTGCTCCAATTGTAGGTGCAATTTTAGCCGGGATAGTTTATAAAGCCTTCTTTGCTTCATCTCCGGAAACAAAATAA
- a CDS encoding putative Ig domain-containing protein, with product MKLISAKKILLVAVLFMSCYSSFVIAQEVNSAVILTPKAKPEPRINGPKVFGVRPKHPILFTIPASGNRPMVFSASQLPKGVKVDSKTGQISGSIAKAGSYVISIEASNSLGKAKRDLKIVVGEEIALTPPMGWNHYNIYGTRITQEQVLTQAKAMAETGLINYGWSYMNIDDGWQGKRGGKYHAILPDSSRFPDMQQLVNQVHNLGLKIGTYSTPWIESYGHRIGGSAMNPEGTFERTKENVTRNKKLLPYAIGTYHFWDNDAKQFADWGFDYLKYDWNPIELTETKSMYDALRKSGRDVVYSLSNSTPFETIADLSKVSNAWRTGGDIKDNWKSLKSRIFTQDKWAKYARPGHWNDPDMMIVGVVGWNTPEKWPSKLTPDEQYTHMSAWCLMSVPLLLGNDISKLDDFTLGLLTNDEVNAVNQDPLGKQATVITKDGDVGVMAKNMEDGSKAVGLFNLADNGTQKMVLKWSDLGIKGKYVVRDLWRQKNLGTFDQEFSADVAQHGVVMVQLFPVK from the coding sequence ATGAAACTAATTTCTGCCAAAAAAATATTGTTAGTAGCTGTACTTTTTATGAGTTGTTACAGTTCTTTCGTAATTGCTCAGGAAGTAAATTCTGCAGTTATTTTAACGCCTAAAGCAAAGCCAGAACCCCGAATAAACGGGCCTAAAGTATTTGGCGTTCGCCCGAAGCATCCTATTTTATTCACTATACCTGCTTCCGGTAACAGGCCTATGGTTTTTTCTGCAAGTCAATTGCCTAAAGGTGTTAAGGTTGACTCTAAGACAGGACAGATTTCGGGATCAATTGCTAAAGCAGGTAGTTATGTCATCAGCATTGAAGCTTCAAACTCTCTCGGCAAAGCTAAACGGGATTTAAAAATAGTAGTTGGAGAAGAGATTGCGCTTACCCCTCCAATGGGATGGAACCATTATAACATATACGGTACGAGGATTACTCAGGAACAGGTATTAACGCAAGCAAAGGCTATGGCGGAGACAGGCTTAATTAACTACGGCTGGTCTTATATGAATATCGATGATGGTTGGCAAGGGAAAAGAGGAGGGAAGTATCATGCTATTCTTCCGGATAGTAGCCGTTTCCCGGATATGCAGCAACTGGTAAATCAGGTACATAACCTCGGTCTTAAAATCGGTACTTATTCTACACCATGGATTGAGTCGTATGGACATCGTATTGGTGGTTCTGCTATGAACCCCGAAGGAACATTTGAGCGGACAAAGGAAAATGTGACACGTAACAAGAAACTATTGCCTTATGCAATTGGAACATACCATTTTTGGGATAATGATGCTAAACAATTTGCCGATTGGGGCTTTGATTATTTAAAGTACGATTGGAATCCGATAGAATTAACCGAGACAAAATCGATGTATGATGCGCTCAGAAAAAGCGGGCGTGATGTTGTGTATAGTTTATCCAACAGCACCCCGTTTGAAACTATTGCCGACTTGTCGAAAGTTTCAAATGCATGGCGGACAGGCGGTGATATTAAAGACAACTGGAAAAGTTTAAAGAGCAGAATCTTTACGCAAGACAAATGGGCAAAATATGCCCGTCCTGGTCATTGGAATGATCCTGATATGATGATCGTGGGAGTTGTAGGTTGGAATACTCCGGAAAAGTGGCCTTCAAAATTAACTCCTGATGAGCAGTACACACACATGAGTGCCTGGTGCCTAATGTCTGTGCCATTATTGTTGGGTAATGATATTTCTAAACTGGATGATTTTACATTGGGCTTACTCACAAATGATGAAGTAAATGCCGTAAATCAGGACCCATTGGGGAAACAAGCAACTGTAATCACAAAAGACGGAGATGTTGGTGTAATGGCAAAAAATATGGAGGATGGCAGTAAAGCAGTAGGGTTGTTTAATCTTGCTGATAATGGGACTCAAAAGATGGTGTTAAAGTGGTCGGATTTGGGTATTAAAGGGAAGTATGTTGTGCGCGACTTATGGCGCCAAAAGAACCTTGGAACTTTTGATCAGGAATTTTCTGCCGATGTGGCTCAACATGGTGTAGTAATGGTTCAATTATTTCCTGTTAAGTAA
- a CDS encoding glycosyl hydrolase family 28 protein, with amino-acid sequence MMNKESSDQLSRRAWLGKVSVPALTVAGVAMISAKVPGVEPNKFNIYNVMDYGAKGDGKTLDTLAIQAAIDACSMAKGGTVLIPAGVFLSGTLQLKSDVTFHLSAGGKLLGSPKREDYTAGKGVPSGNGNIVFLYAVNAERLSIEGKGTVDGNGLAFYTGKGDNTGPGQKGVDGNFDRPHLFIFYQCSELRLHEVFLQASAYHCIRLLQCKQVYIDGVRIYNRVNKNNDGFHFNSCQYVHITNCDVQCQDDACALFGSNRFVTITNCSFSTRWSIFRFGGGDSQNIAISNCLIYDTYGCPIKISAGKASIENFSFSNIIMKNVTGPIGIGFSGGEKSFIRNISFNGIRASVVALPVPHPDIHFDLHTWEGEKNSCITLNAMGDHYLENISFTDVHVKYAGGGTEAQAGKRDIPKVAAEYFGVWDIAPGGPPAYGLYARNVKGLTLQNVRFEFEADDARPAIVLDNVKDAAINGLSVQGSMSAESLLRVVNSKDLLFTATRSLTPCQTLLSLEGASNEGIMIDGGDLRKAKKQVIYRAGANEKALKIRG; translated from the coding sequence ATGATGAACAAAGAATCCTCAGATCAGCTGTCCCGCCGTGCTTGGTTAGGTAAAGTATCAGTCCCTGCCTTAACCGTAGCGGGTGTTGCAATGATTAGTGCTAAAGTACCTGGCGTTGAACCCAACAAATTCAATATATATAATGTAATGGATTACGGCGCAAAAGGTGATGGGAAAACATTGGATACATTGGCTATACAAGCAGCAATTGATGCCTGCAGTATGGCTAAAGGAGGGACAGTATTGATTCCTGCCGGAGTTTTTTTGTCAGGTACACTGCAGCTCAAATCAGATGTGACATTTCATTTGTCGGCCGGAGGGAAATTGTTGGGCAGTCCTAAAAGAGAAGATTATACTGCAGGAAAAGGTGTGCCATCTGGCAATGGGAATATCGTTTTTCTATATGCGGTAAACGCAGAAAGATTAAGTATTGAAGGGAAAGGTACAGTAGATGGTAATGGTTTGGCCTTTTACACAGGTAAAGGAGACAATACCGGGCCAGGTCAGAAAGGAGTGGATGGCAACTTTGACCGTCCGCATCTTTTCATTTTCTATCAATGTAGCGAACTTCGTCTTCATGAAGTTTTTTTACAAGCCAGCGCCTATCATTGTATCCGGTTATTGCAATGCAAACAAGTTTATATTGATGGGGTAAGAATTTATAACCGTGTAAATAAAAATAATGATGGTTTTCATTTTAATAGCTGTCAGTATGTGCATATTACAAATTGTGACGTGCAATGTCAGGATGATGCCTGTGCATTATTTGGTAGTAACCGGTTTGTAACCATTACAAACTGTAGCTTTAGTACACGATGGTCTATATTTCGTTTTGGAGGGGGCGACTCTCAAAATATAGCGATTTCCAATTGCCTTATTTATGATACTTATGGTTGCCCGATAAAGATTAGTGCCGGAAAAGCGAGTATAGAGAATTTTTCATTCTCGAATATCATCATGAAGAATGTGACAGGACCCATTGGCATTGGTTTTAGCGGAGGCGAAAAATCCTTTATCCGGAATATTTCATTTAATGGCATCAGGGCTTCGGTCGTTGCTTTACCAGTTCCACATCCTGATATTCATTTTGATCTTCATACCTGGGAAGGTGAAAAAAACTCCTGCATTACTTTAAATGCCATGGGCGATCATTATCTTGAAAATATCAGTTTTACCGATGTTCATGTAAAATATGCCGGAGGTGGTACTGAAGCCCAGGCCGGTAAAAGAGATATACCAAAAGTAGCTGCAGAGTATTTTGGGGTATGGGATATTGCTCCCGGTGGCCCTCCGGCTTATGGCTTGTATGCACGGAATGTAAAAGGATTAACCCTTCAGAACGTACGTTTTGAATTTGAAGCTGATGATGCCCGTCCGGCAATCGTTTTGGATAATGTAAAGGATGCGGCAATAAACGGTTTAAGCGTGCAAGGTAGCATGAGCGCAGAGTCGTTGTTAAGAGTTGTAAACTCGAAAGATCTGTTGTTTACTGCAACCCGATCTTTAACACCTTGCCAGACCTTATTAAGCTTAGAAGGGGCATCAAATGAAGGAATTATGATTGATGGCGGTGATTTAAGGAAGGCAAAAAAACAGGTGATTTATAGAGCAGGAGCCAATGAGAAGGCATTAAAAATAAGAGGATAA
- a CDS encoding RNA polymerase sigma-70 factor — MKALSFDLVFYVFLAALNNGNQSIMYQQFEQLFREHYQTLCFYANIVTKDMEVAEDIVQDVFVKCWAAVKTDSLEIQQEHYLYRSVKNAALNHIKSQKVRKIYADKYGATYTEAEEISDSLIATETRERIMNAIDELPPQCRKVFMLCVLEDKSYKEAAEELSISVNTVKTQMTKAFSTLRPKLKDLTFLVFFL, encoded by the coding sequence ATGAAAGCCTTGTCATTTGATCTGGTTTTTTATGTATTTTTGGCTGCCTTAAATAATGGAAATCAAAGCATCATGTATCAGCAGTTTGAACAACTTTTTCGTGAGCATTATCAAACGTTGTGTTTTTATGCCAATATCGTTACCAAGGATATGGAGGTTGCTGAAGACATCGTACAGGATGTTTTTGTAAAATGCTGGGCTGCTGTCAAGACAGATAGTCTGGAAATTCAGCAAGAGCATTATTTATATCGTTCTGTAAAAAATGCGGCCCTGAATCATATAAAATCTCAAAAGGTAAGGAAGATTTATGCTGATAAATATGGAGCTACTTATACTGAAGCTGAGGAAATCAGTGACTCACTTATAGCAACAGAAACCAGAGAAAGGATTATGAATGCAATAGATGAACTACCGCCGCAATGCAGAAAAGTATTTATGTTATGTGTGCTTGAAGATAAAAGCTATAAAGAAGCCGCAGAGGAGCTCTCTATCTCTGTAAATACCGTTAAAACCCAGATGACCAAAGCCTTTTCTACACTCAGACCAAAGTTAAAAGATCTGACATTCCTGGTTTTCTTCTTGTAA
- a CDS encoding ABC transporter permease, with translation MGKPYNNTKATLALAKASFRSIMRSPSAVVFTLAFPLIFILVFGFLGNGGVKVKLAVAPDSDLQNPIIQALEHAPVINLIKDKDTADIRKGLEKGNIDALINVKKNEAGTPAYLANVEYTSASIDKGSILKSVLNNLLYTLNAKDVKPTVAELYESTLQGRIYRTIDFILPGQLGFSLLSTGVFGTAFVFFSLRQNLVIKRFFATPVKRSSIVFGECLARIGFALLGAVFIILIGHFCFHFTLIHGIITVLNMLLLSVIGLIVFMGFGFVVSGIAKSESTIPPISNIITLPQFLLSGTFFSIEAFPSWLQPISHALPLTYLNDAMRKVAFEGAGLWDVKHQILIMIIWGIGIYAVAVKVFKWE, from the coding sequence ATGGGCAAACCCTACAACAATACCAAAGCTACACTGGCACTTGCCAAAGCAAGCTTCCGTTCAATTATGCGGAGTCCGTCTGCAGTTGTTTTTACACTTGCTTTTCCTTTAATATTTATCCTTGTTTTTGGTTTTCTAGGCAATGGGGGTGTAAAAGTTAAGCTCGCGGTTGCGCCGGATTCTGATCTGCAAAATCCAATCATACAAGCATTGGAGCATGCTCCCGTAATCAACCTGATTAAAGATAAAGATACGGCAGACATCAGAAAAGGTCTGGAAAAAGGGAATATTGATGCCCTGATTAACGTAAAAAAGAATGAGGCTGGCACTCCCGCTTATTTAGCAAATGTTGAATATACCTCAGCATCTATTGATAAGGGCAGCATACTTAAATCTGTGCTCAACAATTTACTTTACACGCTAAATGCCAAAGATGTAAAACCTACTGTTGCCGAGCTTTATGAAAGTACGCTACAAGGTAGAATTTATCGTACCATTGACTTTATTTTACCTGGTCAATTGGGCTTTTCACTGCTTAGCACAGGAGTATTTGGTACGGCATTCGTATTTTTCAGTTTGCGTCAAAATCTGGTGATCAAACGTTTTTTTGCTACACCTGTTAAAAGATCAAGTATTGTTTTTGGAGAGTGTCTTGCCAGGATAGGCTTTGCCTTATTGGGCGCCGTTTTCATCATCCTTATTGGCCATTTCTGCTTCCATTTTACGTTGATACACGGTATAATTACCGTCTTAAATATGCTTTTGTTATCGGTTATAGGACTTATAGTATTTATGGGTTTCGGCTTTGTCGTATCAGGCATCGCTAAAAGCGAAAGCACCATCCCTCCTATTTCCAACATCATAACCTTACCTCAATTTTTATTGTCGGGAACCTTTTTCTCTATCGAAGCGTTTCCTTCCTGGCTTCAGCCAATCAGTCATGCTTTACCCCTAACCTACCTAAATGATGCTATGAGAAAGGTGGCATTTGAAGGTGCCGGTCTATGGGATGTAAAACACCAGATTTTGATCATGATCATTTGGGGAATTGGCATATATGCCGTTGCTGTTAAGGTGTTTAAGTGGGAGTAA
- the eno gene encoding phosphopyruvate hydratase, protein MSLIIDVHARQILDSRGNPTIEVDVMTENGVLGRAAVPSGASTGMHEAVELRDNDKSVYMGKGVLKAVANVNDKIAGELRGVDVFEQNAIDNLMIKLDGTENKGNLGANAILGVSLAVAKAAAQESRQPLYRYIGGVNANTLPIPMMNIVNGGSHSDAPIAFQEFMIMPVGASSFSEALRWGTEVFHNLKAILHDRGLSTAVGDEGGFAPTFEGTEDAVETILKAIEKAGYTPGKQIALAFDCAASEFYKDGKYDYTKFEGDKGAIRTSAEQAEYLASLTEKYPIISIEDGMGEDDWAGWKLLTEKIGDRVQLVGDDLFVTNVKRLQTGIDSDTANSILVKVNQIGSLTETINAVSLAQTNGYTSVMSHRSGETEDVTIADLAVALNCGQIKTGSASRSDRIAKYNQLLRIEEELGSAARFIGKDFKYAVK, encoded by the coding sequence ATGAGTTTAATAATCGATGTTCATGCACGGCAAATACTTGACTCCCGTGGCAATCCTACAATTGAAGTAGACGTAATGACAGAAAATGGTGTTCTTGGTCGTGCAGCAGTACCATCAGGTGCTTCAACAGGTATGCACGAAGCAGTAGAGCTTCGTGACAATGATAAATCTGTATACATGGGTAAAGGCGTTTTAAAAGCTGTTGCCAACGTAAATGATAAGATTGCAGGTGAATTAAGAGGTGTTGATGTATTTGAGCAAAATGCCATCGATAACTTAATGATTAAATTAGACGGAACAGAAAACAAAGGTAACTTAGGTGCCAATGCTATTTTGGGTGTTTCTTTAGCCGTAGCTAAAGCTGCTGCACAAGAAAGCCGTCAGCCTTTATACCGTTACATCGGCGGTGTTAATGCCAATACGCTACCTATCCCGATGATGAACATCGTAAACGGTGGTTCTCACTCTGATGCTCCTATTGCTTTCCAGGAATTTATGATTATGCCTGTAGGCGCTTCTTCATTCTCTGAAGCATTAAGATGGGGAACAGAAGTATTCCATAACTTAAAAGCGATTTTACACGACAGAGGTCTTTCTACTGCTGTAGGTGATGAAGGTGGATTTGCTCCAACTTTTGAAGGCACTGAAGATGCTGTAGAAACTATTTTGAAAGCAATTGAAAAAGCTGGTTACACGCCAGGTAAACAAATCGCTTTAGCATTTGACTGCGCTGCTTCTGAGTTTTACAAAGACGGCAAATACGATTATACTAAATTTGAAGGTGATAAAGGAGCTATTCGCACAAGTGCTGAACAAGCTGAATATTTAGCTTCATTAACTGAAAAATATCCTATCATCTCTATTGAAGATGGAATGGGCGAAGACGACTGGGCTGGCTGGAAACTTTTAACTGAGAAAATCGGCGACCGAGTTCAGTTGGTAGGTGATGATTTGTTTGTAACCAATGTTAAGAGACTACAAACAGGTATCGATAGCGACACTGCAAACTCTATTCTTGTAAAAGTAAACCAGATTGGTTCTTTAACAGAGACGATCAATGCAGTTTCTTTGGCACAAACCAATGGTTATACTTCGGTAATGTCTCACCGTTCGGGTGAAACTGAAGATGTTACTATCGCTGATTTAGCTGTAGCATTAAACTGTGGTCAAATTAAAACAGGTTCGGCTTCACGTTCAGACAGGATTGCAAAATACAATCAATTGTTACGTATTGAAGAAGAATTAGGTTCTGCTGCCAGATTTATTGGTAAGGACTTTAAATACGCTGTAAAGTAA
- the panB gene encoding 3-methyl-2-oxobutanoate hydroxymethyltransferase: MSVNKEVRRITTHILQEMKQRGEKISMLTAYDYSMATILDDAGLDVLLVGDSASNVMAGHETTLPITLDQMIYHAQSVVRGAARAFVVVDLPFGSYQGNSKEALNSAIRIMKESGAHGVKLEGGTEIVDSVKRIITAGIPVMGHLGLTPQSIYKFGTYTVRAKDEAEAEKLRTDSLALQEAGCFAIVLEKIPAKLGKEVSESLHIPTIGIGGGPDCDGQVLVINDMIGLTKGFKPRFLRQYLNLYDGIKEAAQSYIRDVKGNDFPNEKEQY; this comes from the coding sequence ATGTCGGTAAATAAAGAAGTAAGACGAATAACGACTCATATATTACAGGAAATGAAACAACGTGGAGAAAAGATCTCTATGTTAACTGCTTACGATTATTCAATGGCAACCATTCTGGATGATGCAGGATTGGATGTATTGCTAGTTGGCGATTCGGCTTCCAATGTTATGGCTGGTCACGAAACTACGCTTCCTATTACGTTAGATCAGATGATCTATCACGCACAGTCGGTAGTTAGAGGTGCTGCTCGTGCTTTTGTAGTGGTTGATTTGCCTTTTGGTTCTTACCAGGGTAATTCAAAAGAAGCCTTAAACTCTGCTATTCGCATCATGAAAGAATCGGGTGCACATGGCGTGAAACTGGAAGGTGGAACTGAAATCGTAGATTCTGTAAAGCGCATCATTACAGCCGGTATTCCTGTAATGGGTCACCTGGGACTTACGCCTCAATCTATATATAAATTTGGGACTTACACAGTAAGGGCAAAAGATGAAGCTGAAGCTGAAAAATTAAGAACTGATTCCCTGGCTTTACAGGAAGCTGGATGTTTTGCTATAGTGCTGGAAAAAATTCCGGCCAAATTAGGTAAAGAAGTGTCAGAGAGTTTACATATTCCAACTATTGGAATCGGTGGTGGCCCTGATTGTGATGGACAGGTTTTGGTAATCAACGATATGATTGGTTTAACTAAAGGATTTAAACCCCGCTTTTTACGTCAGTATCTGAATTTATATGATGGGATTAAAGAAGCTGCACAATCCTATATCAGAGATGTTAAGGGGAATGATTTTCCAAACGAAAAGGAACAATATTAA